The Gemmata palustris genome includes a region encoding these proteins:
- a CDS encoding DNA polymerase has product MIDWERHWITPAYIIGAAFDGKQGYFVSREHVAAFWNAHDEAGAVFHNAAFDLDVIRLVAPELDVYAKVDADLVWDTWLLHRLYALAIEGHTAGNEGQATLEACAERYLDINLPKDVIDDSGQLVRTSYGQWLNKPLAKMSAVYLEYLAKDAIATRQVFKRLTKKIDELLGDCRGVWGYVSDEWSHECRERWGPLTHHIQLRAAIVLKEITRNGLHIDLARRDEAVPMLKAQRDEVESHLRDQGVLTKGKGSQKALQTKLQKLAALHPAVNFPRTEKGLFATSAEALHDLVEYVPFVNDLLKYRALDKLLETFLNKLDRGVVHSSFGVLARSGRTSSFGELNAQNLPKDDRIRNCFVPSKGHVFLDHDYSTIELAALAQACVSQFGWKSEMATRINAGDDLHQVFAGFVTRKPQEEVTASERARVKPINFGKPGGMGPRSLQTYAKMTYGIEYTEHEVAELSEQWLDLFPEMREFLKDTVDTPLELARALDLTLVGHHEHTDDDRMLRHPQNAGQGHRPNPILGMMCLRALGSDDPRTVKGKPYTPACVDYFWTKLGHLTEGLPEKFAKAIRERTPSKALQRFVSSHVGRAGVFVLTGRMRAAAGYTARHNTIFQGLTSDGAKIALWKVWRKDYKIANFIHDQILVEVPATDDLKEHAERIKKLMIKGMKEVLPDVRIDVKYAATDRWRKKAEAVFDEQGRLRLWHPKKDRTVSPRSAQRSEKQKSVSVRASG; this is encoded by the coding sequence ATGATTGACTGGGAGCGACACTGGATCACCCCGGCGTACATCATCGGCGCTGCGTTCGATGGAAAACAGGGCTACTTCGTCTCTCGCGAACATGTGGCGGCGTTCTGGAACGCCCACGACGAAGCCGGCGCGGTCTTCCACAACGCCGCCTTCGACCTCGACGTGATCCGATTGGTCGCTCCCGAATTGGACGTGTACGCGAAGGTGGATGCCGATTTGGTCTGGGACACGTGGCTCCTCCACAGGCTCTACGCACTCGCGATTGAGGGTCACACCGCGGGCAACGAGGGGCAGGCGACACTGGAAGCCTGCGCCGAGCGATATCTGGACATCAACCTTCCGAAGGACGTGATTGATGATTCTGGGCAACTGGTCCGCACGTCCTACGGTCAGTGGCTGAACAAGCCACTCGCCAAAATGTCGGCGGTGTACCTGGAGTACCTGGCCAAAGATGCGATCGCCACGCGACAGGTGTTTAAGAGACTCACCAAGAAAATCGACGAGTTGTTGGGTGATTGTCGCGGTGTCTGGGGGTACGTGTCCGACGAGTGGTCCCACGAGTGCCGAGAGCGCTGGGGGCCACTCACCCACCACATCCAGTTGCGCGCTGCGATCGTACTGAAGGAGATCACGCGCAATGGGCTGCACATCGACCTTGCGAGGCGGGACGAGGCCGTCCCCATGCTGAAGGCCCAGCGGGACGAGGTCGAGTCTCACCTTCGCGACCAGGGCGTTCTCACCAAGGGAAAAGGATCACAAAAGGCGTTGCAAACCAAGCTCCAGAAACTGGCAGCGCTGCACCCGGCGGTTAACTTCCCCAGGACCGAGAAAGGATTGTTCGCGACCAGCGCGGAGGCGCTGCACGACCTCGTCGAGTACGTACCGTTCGTGAACGACCTGCTCAAGTACCGGGCCTTGGACAAGCTACTGGAGACGTTCCTCAACAAACTCGATCGCGGGGTCGTTCATTCGTCTTTCGGGGTACTCGCCCGGTCGGGCCGGACGTCGTCCTTCGGCGAATTGAACGCCCAGAACCTGCCGAAGGATGACCGCATCCGCAACTGTTTCGTACCGTCGAAGGGGCACGTGTTCCTGGACCACGACTACTCGACTATTGAACTGGCCGCATTGGCCCAAGCGTGTGTCTCTCAGTTCGGCTGGAAATCGGAAATGGCAACACGCATCAACGCCGGCGACGACCTCCACCAGGTGTTCGCCGGCTTTGTAACCCGCAAGCCGCAAGAGGAAGTGACAGCGTCTGAGCGCGCCCGCGTTAAGCCGATTAACTTCGGAAAGCCCGGCGGCATGGGACCGCGATCGCTCCAGACCTACGCGAAGATGACGTACGGGATCGAGTACACCGAGCATGAAGTCGCGGAACTGTCCGAGCAGTGGCTCGACCTCTTCCCGGAAATGCGCGAGTTTCTCAAGGACACGGTCGATACCCCGCTCGAACTCGCCCGTGCGCTGGACCTGACCCTGGTGGGCCACCATGAACACACCGACGACGACCGGATGCTGCGCCACCCGCAGAACGCCGGGCAGGGGCACCGCCCCAACCCGATCCTGGGGATGATGTGTCTCAGGGCACTCGGCAGTGACGACCCTCGGACGGTGAAGGGTAAACCGTACACGCCCGCGTGCGTGGATTACTTCTGGACCAAACTCGGGCACCTCACCGAGGGACTGCCGGAGAAATTCGCAAAGGCGATCCGCGAGCGGACGCCGTCGAAGGCACTCCAGCGGTTCGTTTCGTCGCATGTCGGGCGCGCCGGAGTATTCGTTCTCACCGGCCGTATGCGAGCCGCGGCTGGTTACACCGCGCGGCACAACACCATTTTCCAGGGACTGACCAGCGACGGTGCCAAGATCGCTTTGTGGAAAGTTTGGCGGAAGGACTACAAGATCGCCAATTTCATCCACGACCAGATCCTGGTCGAAGTTCCCGCCACGGACGACCTGAAGGAGCACGCCGAGCGAATCAAGAAGTTGATGATCAAGGGCATGAAGGAAGTTCTCCCGGACGTGAGGATCGACGTCAAATACGCAGCCACCGACCGCTGGCGGAAGAAGGCCGAGGCCGTCTTCGACGAACAGGGACGGCTCCGCTTGTGGCACCCGAAGAAAGATCGGACGGTATCTCCACGTTCTGCGCAACGGAGCGAGAAGCAAAAGAGCGTGTCGGTGAGGGCATCTGGCTGA